In the genome of Methanopyrus kandleri AV19, one region contains:
- a CDS encoding dehydrogenase yields MAKILVTDPIHEDALIKALKEGWIAGLACWGVDGEGPAAVLREAYRRVDVHPVRGVVALAVLEDAAGVLLEGLGEGGGAVVGVFPSGVERAIGSASRSVPLRVVVGAVGGVRGVVGGRERRLAGAVLSDPSE; encoded by the coding sequence GTGGCCAAGATTCTGGTGACGGATCCTATACACGAGGACGCGCTGATCAAGGCGCTGAAGGAGGGCTGGATCGCGGGCCTGGCGTGCTGGGGGGTCGACGGAGAGGGACCGGCGGCCGTGCTGAGGGAGGCGTACCGCCGGGTGGACGTGCACCCGGTTCGCGGCGTGGTCGCGCTGGCTGTGTTGGAAGATGCGGCGGGCGTGTTGTTGGAGGGGCTGGGGGAAGGCGGCGGAGCGGTTGTCGGAGTGTTTCCGTCGGGCGTGGAACGAGCGATCGGCTCGGCTTCTCGGTCTGTGCCTCTGCGCGTGGTTGTCGGAGCGGTTGGAGGGGTTCGAGGCGTGGTGGGAGGGCGAGAACGGCGGCTGGCAGGGGCTGTACTCTCGGATCCGTCGGAGTGA